The Thermodesulfobacteriota bacterium genome segment CCCCTTCCGGCAGCCGCGCCGCCACGAAATCCACCCCCGCCTGGAGGTAAAGCTCGGAGATCAGCTCCGCAAGCGACGCCCGCTCCTTCCGCGCGGAAAGGCGGGACAGCAGCGCGACCGCGTCCCGGGTCCGGGGCGGCACGGCGGCGGGATCGTCCCCGTACAGCGGCAGGATCTCCGCGTCGGACAGCCCGAAGAAGACGGTCTTCAGCGCGGCGTGGAGGGCGGAGCGATCCGCGGGGACGTCCACGGCGGAGAGGACGATCCGCAGGTCCTGGATCTCCTGCCGGAAGAAGAACCCCTTCCGGGAAGGGACGATGTACGGAATCGCGGCGGCGGAAAGCGCCTTCCGGCAGCCGGAGAGCACCTCCCCCGAAGCGTCCGACCGGTAGAGAACCGCGATGTCCCGCAGCCGCGCGGGCCGCTCCGTCCCGTCCGGCCCGCCGACCTTCACCGCGCCGACGATCCTCCCGACCAGCGCCGCGAGGAACTCCGACTCTTCCGCGTCCGCGCCGAGCTCGTAAAGGGTGACCGGGTGCCCCCCGCCGGGGTCGGACCGGTGAGGGATCACCGGGGCGTACGCCGGAGAGAAATCCTCCCCTCCCGGGAGCACTCGCGCGAACAGCCCGTTCAGCGTCGCGAGCAGGTCGGGACGGCTCCGGAAATTGCGGGACAGCGGCACGTCCTCTCCCCCGTCCTTCCTCATCTCCTCCCGGAACTTCTCGTACACCTGGATGTCCGCGCGGCGGAAGCCGTAGATGGACTGCTTCGGGTCGCCGACGACGAAGATCCGCCCCGGCGGGCCGCCGGAGGACAGCATCCTCAGCATCCGCGCCTGCAGCGGATCGGTGTCCTGGAACTCGTCCACGAAGATGTATCGGAACCGCGCCGAAAGCTTCCGCGCGACCTCCGGCGCGGCCGCCAGGAGCGCCTCGGCGCGCAGCAGCAGGTCCATGAAGTCGAGGCCGCTTCCCTTCGTCCGCTCGTACGCCTCGAGAGCGGCCCCCGCCCGCGAGAAGAGGAACCGGGCGGCGGCGTCGCCCGCAGGAACCTCGACGACCTGGGAGAAGAGCTTCCGGAGCGCGTCGCGGACCTCGGCGAGTTTCGGTCCTTCCGGGCGGGGGAACTTTTTCTTGCTCGTGCTCTTCCGCAGGTCCATGCCGAACGCTTCGTCCGCGACGGCGGCAAGCGACGATGCGGCGTCGAGGTCGTCCGGGTGGCCCGCAACCCACAACGACTCCAGCATCGGCAGTGCGGCGCGGAACGCCGCCGCCGCGGGGTCGTCGTCCGGCGCCAGAATCCCCGCCGTGAACGCGCGGAAATACGCCACGTGCGGAAGGTACTCCCGCCGGAGGAATCCCGAGAAATCGGCCGGCGTCCCGAAATCCGGGGGCTCCCCGCGCAGCAGGTCGCGCTGCGCCAGGCACAGCCGCCGGATCACCCCCCACACCTTTTCGGGGTCCGGCTCCTTCCGGAGGATCCGTTCCCATTCCGGCGACACGGCGTCCGTCCCGAACTCGCCGCGGAGGAACAGGCGGAACGACGCGTTCCAGGCGTCGGCCGATTCCCCGTCGGGCAGTACGGTGAAGCGCGGGTCCACGCCCGCCTCGGCCGGGAAAGAGCGCAGGATACGGGCGCAGAAGGAGTGAAAGGTGGTGACCGACAGCCGCCCGGCCGCGTCGGCCATCTCCTCCATCCGGCGGCGGAACGAGCCCGGCTCACCGTAAACCGCGGGAGGGATCCGCACCGAGCGGTTCCAGCTCCGGATCCGCTCCTCGATGCCCGCCGGATCCTCGCTCTCCTGGGCTGCGGCGTACAGGCGCTCCCAGCCCTCCGTCAGCCGCGCCTTCATCTCCGCCGCCGCCTTGTCGGTGAAAGTCAGCAGGAGCGCCTCGTCCGGCAGCAGCTCCGGCCGCTCCAGGAACAGGTTCGTGACCCGCGCCACGAGCGTCGTCGTCTTGCCGGTCCCCGCGGAGGCGTCGACCGCAAGGTTCCGGCGAAGCTCGGAGGCCGCCTTTTCCCGGTTCTCGAGCATCCGGTCACCCCTTCTCCGGCCGGTGGTCGGCCAGGACCGACAGGGCGGGATCGCGGGAGATGGCGGCGGCGAGCGCGTCGGTGCCGGTCTCCGATCCGTCGTATTCCGGCGAGACGCGGCAATGGTCCTTGAAGGGGCACGCTTCGCAGTAGCGCGGCGCCGGCCTTTGCGCGTACGTATACCGGTGGTGCGGGAGCGGCGGGAAGACGCCCGCGCGGGCGAGCGAGAGCCAGTCGGCGAGCGCGGCGGCCCACCGCTCGCCGAACGCTTCCCACGGCGGCGCTTCCGCGGCGGCGAGGCCGCCCCTCAAGAAATAGAGGACCGCCGATACGGAAGGAGGCGCCGGGTCGAGCGACCGTGCCCACGCCAAGTAGACGGGCAGCTGGTGGGACAGGCCGTGGAGCAGCCATTCGAGATTCACCTCGGCCCGCTTCGGATCGGAATACTTGTAATCCACCACCCGGGCCTCCCCCGCCGGCCCGCGGTCCAGCCGGTCGACCCGCCCGCGGAATCCCGGCAGCGCGGAAGGGGGAACGGTAAACGATTTTTCCACCGTTTCGACGCGCCATCC includes the following:
- a CDS encoding UvrD-helicase domain-containing protein, with the protein product MLENREKAASELRRNLAVDASAGTGKTTTLVARVTNLFLERPELLPDEALLLTFTDKAAAEMKARLTEGWERLYAAAQESEDPAGIEERIRSWNRSVRIPPAVYGEPGSFRRRMEEMADAAGRLSVTTFHSFCARILRSFPAEAGVDPRFTVLPDGESADAWNASFRLFLRGEFGTDAVSPEWERILRKEPDPEKVWGVIRRLCLAQRDLLRGEPPDFGTPADFSGFLRREYLPHVAYFRAFTAGILAPDDDPAAAAFRAALPMLESLWVAGHPDDLDAASSLAAVADEAFGMDLRKSTSKKKFPRPEGPKLAEVRDALRKLFSQVVEVPAGDAAARFLFSRAGAALEAYERTKGSGLDFMDLLLRAEALLAAAPEVARKLSARFRYIFVDEFQDTDPLQARMLRMLSSGGPPGRIFVVGDPKQSIYGFRRADIQVYEKFREEMRKDGGEDVPLSRNFRSRPDLLATLNGLFARVLPGGEDFSPAYAPVIPHRSDPGGGHPVTLYELGADAEESEFLAALVGRIVGAVKVGGPDGTERPARLRDIAVLYRSDASGEVLSGCRKALSAAAIPYIVPSRKGFFFRQEIQDLRIVLSAVDVPADRSALHAALKTVFFGLSDAEILPLYGDDPAAVPPRTRDAVALLSRLSARKERASLAELISELYLQAGVDFVAARLPEG